The Podarcis muralis chromosome 8, rPodMur119.hap1.1, whole genome shotgun sequence genomic sequence TCCTGTCACTTCAAGGTACAGTTGCCAGCGGTGAGTGCAGCTTCTCACAACTGAAGCACATCAGAATGTGATCCATGGCGGATGAGAGGCTCCCTCATCTCTCTGCATTTGCACAAGCCAAAGGTCAAAAAGCCACATTCTGAGTAGTAGCAGCGCACTATGTAACACAACAGATGTGTCACACATTTTACTTCTAATAAGTTTTCTGTTTTGTAGCTCAGTAAGCTCAGTAAGCATAATTTATTTTGGAATATCCATTATTGGAATATCCTAGCTCAGTAAGCATAATTTATTTTGGAATATCCAttatttttatctttaaaaataataaaataaaataagccatCCAGCTTACCCCTTACAgctttattttattgtaatttatacaATAATTTATATAGTGCTAGCGTTGGTTGTATTTGAAGTGAACTAGCTACATAGCACAAATGACATTGAAGTTGAAAAAGAAACATACAGTACTTTAAAGCTAATTGAAGGAAGATAATTTTTGTAGTTAGTACCCCAAAAACTAATAGAACATTGGAAGGGGTGGATGTTACAGGCGCTTGCTTTTTGCTTCTCACTGCAGCAGAGTGTACATCAAAAAACGCATCGGCTGAGCTCAGGTGGCCTAAGGCCGCCCCTGAATTCACATTTACTGTCGACTACTGAAATGACTTTTTAGAGATATTATAGAACTATTGGCCAGTAGCATGGTTATATCTATTGCCGTCAGAACCAGCCTAAAAAAAGACACCCTCTCTTAATCTTAAATTGTTTATATACGCGGCCGTTAATAATATATAAACACAGTGATAAATGCCAATGAAGAGTTGGAAATGCGTTAGCCAGTGCAGTTTTTCCCTCCAGCAGTTGTACTGAAACCTTGTATACAGAAAACAGAAGCAGCGAACTCAACGTCCCttcgatagctcagctggtagagcggaGGACTGTAGAGGCGCTGCTCCACACGGAGATCCTTAGGTCGCTGGTTCGATTCCGGCTCGAAGGAgaccttgctttttctttttttccttctctgaCAGGTATAAAATCTCTTCGCAGTGTTGCTATTCATTCCTTTTCTTAAtgccgtgtttgtttgttttttaaggcaaTTGTATTATCGttaattaatatatatttttctctcccGAGAAAGGCGAATTCATGAGTACCCAGTCTTGTATACGGATTCTCGCTACTTTTAACGTGTGGGAAAAGGAAAGCGGCACAACAGGCTGACTCCGTACATATCGCAGAGGGTATTTTGCCCGTTCGTGAGTTGCCTTTGGCTACTGCCCTTAAATACGGGCCGTTTTCGTTTCGGTCGTTTTGTCCCCTCACAAGCCCTGGGAGGCGAAAGGACTCCCTCCCCCAGCATGCCTTGCGCCTTAGCCCGCCCTCGGCCCCTCCTCCGGCTCCTTTCCATATCCCGCCACCTCTCTCCCCTTACTGGccgttccccctcctccctcgcaCCAGCCCCCCTGCTTGGTCGCGTGCTTTCTGGAGCAGCCAATGGCGTAGCAGTCCGCGTGCGCAGATTCAAACGGCGGCTCTGGAAAGAGGCTGGGCGCGAGATTCGGCGGCAGGgacaaaaaaaagaagagaaaggagcCAGCGAGggtggaggcggcggcggcgcctgggGCAAAGCAGCCCTGCCGGAGGAGCTCCGAGCCGTGACAGCCGAGCGAGGCCCCAGGCGGGGGACTTGGAGCCCGGCTTCCCATCCCTTTCGCTGGGCGTAAGGCCATGTTCCCCATGCGGGGGGCGAGGCGCGGCCGGGGCTGAAAGGcagccgcgcccccctccccgccccctgggGGCTGCGCGCCTTGGCCGGTGGTGACAGCCGCGCTCCCTTCTTCTCGCCTTCCTTATGGTGCGCGCCAAGGATGGCGAAGAGGCCGCGCAGGTGAGTGGCCCCCGCAGACCCTCCCGATCGCCCCCTCCCCAGCGCCCTGCCTGCTGCCCGGGACCTTTGGGGAACCTGAGCCCTGTCGATCCCCTGGAACAGGGGGCTCCTGACAGCCCTCCGGCCGTCTCCACAGATCCCCTCGCCTCAGGAGATCCTCGCTGCTGTTTCCACGTGCCCTGACCATCGGATCCTTTGGTCCATTCACTCTTGCGCCCCAGCGCCTCGACCTGAGTGCATCTTCCCAATGCCAATTaaggtgtctccccccccccccccgacatcatTAATATTATTCACAGAGCACAAGGGGACACAGAATCTTGTGTATTCAGTGGTAATCTTTTCACTTGATTCTCGGGTATCCAGTAGTAATCTTTTCACTTGGTTCTCCACCTTGCCCCCAGCTACAGCACTATTCCAACACTCGGATTTCTTCCCCTTTGGAAATTTATACTGCCCTCTGGGCTCCACcctattttctttgtttttgtgttttggcaTCGAGTCACATAACAATGACAAAAGAGCCTTTCATATTGGTAATTCATGTCCTCTTATCCTGGTAATTCCCTCTGTCGCTGATTTACTGTAGTGTCGATAcagtggttttttctttttttttaatccttcctcTGTATGAGAATAGTAGATTGTACAGCTGTTACTAAATGAGACATGGCACTGTGTTTTCTTCCTTGGGAAGGCAAGGTAGAAAGCTAATTATtgttgttgcgggggggggggggctgcaacgGGAAGGAAAGCAATGTCCATGTTGACCTTAAGGACCTGACAAGAGAGAGAGTGTTGCCTGCATATAAAGACATGTACAGTGTGTTTTATTCTCGtacaaacatttttttcatatttctACAACAAATCACTCTGAAATTTACACCCTGTGTGATCATAGAATTAACATACAGATAAAACAAGAATGTGTAATAATTTCATTCTGGTGTAGATAGTTTATGTACAGTATCAAACTAGATATCCAGGATAGAGGATAGAAGAACTACTGTACTGTGGAATTACTTATCTATCAGATTAAAGTTAACAATGGATCTTACAAATGCAGTTTGGGTAGTGTGCTAATGGCTTTGACATTCATAAAACTGCCTTTTTACTTTCATTAGAATATTAAAAATGATTGAAACTGGATtatttttttagtttagtttGAATTGGCAGTCTGTTACTTTTCTCTCATGtgttcacatgcacacacttgtGGGCTCAATTTTAATTCTGTGTTTATTAGTTTTATTTGCAACTCTGGAAATGCTAGCCAACTATCTTATGCCCAATTATTTGGAAATAAGCCacttttgaaatcagtgggacttatgtCCAAGTAAAAATGGACAGACTAAGTCTAATGTGAATGATTTTTTGAATGTGAACATGGCTTAAAATGGGATATTATGGCCTGGTTCAAATGTAGTGTTAAGCAGTATTTCTTGTTCTTTGTTTTgtcaaaacttttatttttttagcagaaAAACAAGACAAATGAAGCATCAAGAACTGCCCAACTGCTATCCTAAACATCTGAGTCGTCTCCTAGCTTTCAATGTATATAACATAAGATTTATTACTGTATGTGCAAGGCTCAACCCTGCCATACCCCTTTACAAAGCAGAGCAGTAATGTTCTTTCTAAGGTTTGTTTTCAATGTTGAAACCATGGGGTAGCATTCAACTAAATAGTTGTGCTTTTGCAGTGAGATTTCaccccttttcctctccctaTGTGCACTCCAcaccacccccaaatctgctctggaggaacaccaccaccaccaaacataTTTGAGAGGGCAcatggggaggagaaggggagaacaTTGTGTTGTGCAAGGAAAAAGTCTTTTGTGTTGATGGAACATTTTGTTTAGCGCcctgttgaatacaacccactgtTTAGAACTTGTTTGCAAATCATATTCTGTGTTTAACTTGGAAATACTGTGAATTCAAATAATAGCCACATTTTTAGGGACTACTTTGAATTACTCATTCTCTCAATGAAGAAAGAGAATTTAAAGTAGTGTGACTGCTTTTTACAGTAAAGAAAGAAATACTAGCTGAGCTAAGTTCCCTGAAGAATGACATCTTGAGAGAAGTCAGTTCATGTGGGCATCTCATGTACATGCTCATCATATACACATAGGAAACTAAGCATATCTCATAAGGGCCTCAgaaaaagaagactgttgtgtatGAGGAATGTatgcatagtgtgtgtgtgtgtgtattatattaCAGTACATGGGAACACTGTTCCTAAAAAGTTTACATGGGATAACTTATTTGTCTCACTTGAATTTATACAGTGGTTTGTGACTTTGCATCATGGCACTAGTACCAGCTTCCTCAAAGTAGTGTTACTGTTTTCTACATTGGGGAAATCCTTACAGGGCATTCCTTACAGGGAAGTATCTTTAGGAAAAATAGGATTTCTTCAATACTATTTAGGAACAGTTGCTTCACTTCCTCTTGTGTGGATTCTCTAACAAGTGTCACACCAAGGAAGGCATCCAGCAATGTAAAAAAGGAAACCTTTTGGTGACTGAGAGTTATGCTGACATTCATGATTACATCATGGGTTAAGCAACCTATAAACTGCAGGTGTTTGTCTCCATAAACACTCAAAGCCTAAGTTAGATGAAGGCAGAGGAAATGTGGAAAGAGTATGCTTCATAGATAGTGCTGCTTTTTATTATCCCAATATAGTTGTAAGCCCCCTTCTCTCTGTTCCTCAGTGTCTGCTTTTACCCCAATCCTGTACACATGCATGTGTGCACATATATCTGTCTAGACTGGCTTTAAAGTATCCAGTGCCACCAAACCGGCCAGCTATCCAGGGACTATCATGTACCAGTAGTACACTTGTTGTCTGTAATTTAAAAAGCATAGCTCTTTGGTAACCTTACACCTCACATGTATTGGAAATTTGTAAAATATCTATTTCTGCACATTTATTAGAAAGGCTGAAGGGAAGCAGCTGCTGAAACATTTGTCTAAATAGGGCATTTACAAATATTAATATTGTGTCACAAATAGATATTGTAAAGGGGATGGAGGTGAGAACTAGTGGGTTTTTCCCTGTTCTTTAATTGTTATACCCTctttttggaaggaaggaagtgtgATACAACTATGGACAATTTTTTTGATGTAAACACCCAATAGTTTTGAAATTAGCTTTTTTTTTGTCCAGTAGATGGCGCACAGACATCAAGGAGGTACAAGGGTGATGACAAACTTCTTcctatttcttttatttcatcaTGAGTTCCCAGCTTAATGCTATTTGCTACACAACATTCTTGAATAGAAATAAATttaacatagaaaaatgcatgGTGTGTTTCCCTATACACAGGGCCACCTTTAATGCAATCTGGACACTTGTTAGTTATGTTTGTGgttttccaataaaaatttaaCAAGTTCTTATGTAGTCACCCTTCTTCAACAAGACAGACCTTATATAAAACAAATGTTACTAAGTTGAGAAACCCAGGACATTAATCTCAGGACCGTATTGGATCCTGCCTAAATGGAATATTTGAATCTTTTGCTTTGATGCCCTACATCTTTTTCTTAACTGAAAGCAGTGCAGGGGCTGTCAATGGGGAAACAATGAAGGAAAACTGTCCTTCCCTCATGCTACTGTTCCACAATTGGAATTGGGCCTTCTGTTGAtgatttgttatttttttaaaaaagatttctcAAGCTGTTGTGTAAGCATGGTTTCACTGTCAATGTTAACTTAATATTAGCTTGCACTTTGCAGTGAGGAAGATGATGATGACCTTCACTATGCAGATCATGACTATGAAGTACCACAACAAAAAGGAATGAAGAAGATATGTAACAGAGTAAAATGGACGCGTGATGAGGTGAGCCTTAACCAGGTAATGGCTTTTCTTTATGTTTAGATCTAATGTCATGTGCCTATTtataagtttttaaaaactgtattaaCAGGATGAAAAGCTGAAGAAGCTAGTAGAACAGCATGGTACAAGTGACTGGACATTTATTGCTAGTCATCTACAAGTAAGTAGAAATTATTTCAATGAGATTTTTCTTATTTTACATACAAGAGTTCAAAAGCCACATGTGCATCTCCATTGCATGTGCCAAGATGTCTCCCACACTGAAGTCAACAACAAAGCTCCTAATGGAAGCTCTGGGTGTATAGTGGAGCCTTATGGAGTCTTCAGTTGGAcagtgattttttttcattcttctGCAGAATCGTTCTGATTTTCAGTGCCAGCACCGTTGGCAAAAAGTCCTGAATCCAGAACTTATTAAAGGCCCCTGGACTAAGGAAGAGGATCAGAGGGTAAGTGATCTATATTTTTCTTGATTATTAATTATGTTTCTGAAAGCACAGTAGGATTGCCCAAGAGTGCACTACCCTGCTTTTACCTTACTGCTTTTACCTTTTGGCTGACTCAATTGTAGGATGGGGTTCACAGTCCCATTGTTGTGCTCTTAAGAGTTTACTTGGATGAAAACCAAAATATAAATTAGATTGCTTGAATATTTTCCCAAATTGATTTCATTTCCCATAGGATAATGCTATCAGTTTTTCACAACACTGTCATGTATTTAACTATGATGTGTTAAAATGTAAcaattggtttgtttttcttacaTGTTAAAAGCTTTCTAATTTTACCCTGTACATGGCCACACAGTATGTGGAAAGAAGAGTGATATATTTCAGACTGTTAtctaaaatgcattttctttctcaTTGGTTGGAAGCtgtacaattttttatttaaaaagtcagTGACACTCTGTCTTTTGGAACTTTTGAAATATAACTGTTTATCATTTTGCTTGACACAATCTTGTACTACTTCAGTATTACTATTTTTTTCAAGTAAAAATAGCCCAAATAAATGTAATTAGGATTCTCTAATTCTTTATCATGAATATGGCTATTGTTTTCTTATATAGTAATCAGTTGCATACTGTTGCTGTTCAATTTGTGTTCCAGGTTATTGAGCTTGTTCAGAAATATGGTCCAAAGCGTTGGTCTTTGATTGCAAAGCACTTAAAAGGAAGAATAGGGAAGCAATGTCGAGAACGATGGCATAATCACCTTAATCCTGAGGTAAAGAAATCTTCATGgactgaggaggaggacaggATCATCTATGAAGCTCACAAACGCTTGGGAAATCGATGGGCTGAAATTGCGAAGTTGCTTCCCGGAAGGTAAAATCACACTGTTATTTCTAGGTTTCTGAAACCTATGCCAAAATAATTGGCACTGgcctccccccactcccagtTTAACATGCTCAAAGAAGCTCCACCCTTCTCTATGCCATGTCTTAACTCAATTTTTTGTGCAGTAGGCTGCGCCATAACAATAAATGTCCCTCTGCCTGGCCAATCCTGCCAAGCATCCAGTGTCCCCAACTGATCTCCATAGATTTCTCTTAAACTTGTAGAGCAGTACCTAGTAGTTCTCCCAGCTAGGCTCAttgggctggtgtgtgtgtgtgtatttggaggaggggggtccttccttgcatgtgtttCTGGGCAGGCATGATTACATAAACCAGTAACCACTGAGGcttagaaaaggaaagaagggagtTTGGTATATTAGATGTCCTGTGGCCTTCTGGCTCAAGTAACCAGGCAGCAATCTACTGAACTCCTTTAGTTTCTTCAAGTACCCATGATGTTGCTTGATATTGCAACGTCTATTTCCCCTCTCCCATCACCCCCTGCCATGCCAAGAATGTTACAGAGCTAAGCTGTGTAAGTGCTCCCCAGAATCAGCATAGAAGGAATTGATAGTGTAAAAGTTTGTTTCTAAAGGGTGAACTAGGAAGAAATATCCAAgaaatggattacagtggtacctcaggttacatacacttcaggttacatacacttcaggttacagactcccctaacccagaaatgttacctcgggttaagaactttacttcaggatgagaacagaaatcgtgctccagtggcgcggcagcagcaggaggccccattagctaaagtggtgcttcaggttaagaaagagtttcaggttaagaacggacctccagaacgaattaagtacttaacccgaggtaccactgtatctcgcaGTGGATTTTGTAGTATTTGTTGATTAAGTAATTACAAATGTCCTGCTTATCAAATAGCATACCTTTCCTCTTTTGTTCTTTTGTGCTCTGCAATTTATCTTGCATTTTGAgttattttaaaatctgaatCAAATAGTTGTTAATGCTATATTCAGAGCAGTTAAAGTAATACAGATTTCTTCCTCCAGACGGCTATGATTCCGATAACAAAGAAACTAATACTTGGGTGGAAtccaaaggaggaagagaaacatttttaaattCTACTTGTGCAAGTTTCTGTTAGGAAGAATCCTCTTAGATCCGCGTCCCTTTCTATTAGTATGAAAAAGAAATATTGTACTGTTTTAGAAATATTTGaaatttccctttttaatttagagaagtACTGAGAGGTATCTTTCCTTCTTAAGACATTATTTCTCTCATGTTTCTATCTTGATATAGCTAAGCTCTCAGGTCAATGCAATATGTAACTACATAATTTCTACATTTTGGGCACAATGCAGCCAAAGTTAAATAGTGTTCATGGTTTAATTCATTTCAATAACAGTTAAGAAGGTGATTAACTCTCATCCATTGAATACATGAGACTTTATATTGCTTTACTTTGGCTGGATCTGTCCCATGATTTAGGACTGACAATTCTATCAAAAATCATTGGAACTCCACAATGCGAAGAAAAGTAGAACAAGAAGGATATTTACAAGATGGAATCAAGACTGAGCGACCTTGTTCGTCAAAACTGCCACACAAAACTTGTGCATCTACAGACCATATTCATACTCCAAATCAGTTTTACATACCAGTGCAGGCACATGTAAGTTCTTCAGAACCTTTTGTGTGTGTCGGGGGTTGGAAGCATATACTAAAATGGATGGTAATTTTTTTCTGTCAAGTGCTGCATTCTCTCCAGTGGTGAGTAGGACCACTGTTTTTATTTCTCCCAGCAGCTCTTTCTCTTTTCCCATCCCCCTCTACACCGCCTTTCCTGCTCTCTCTTCATTCTTGGTCTTCACAGAGATTAGTCTTCTGCAAAGGACTTTAGAAATTTGGCTGAGCGCTATGGCTAGCCAGGTGAAAAATAAGGCAATGCTCCTGTTCATAGTTATGTAAAGCGAGGGATTTCTCTAGATGAAGCTGGCATGACAAGCTaatctgctgaaattccctctttttCTGGTATAGATGttttctgtttcatttatttattaaaatgcataGTGATGGATGAATACTGAGGGATATAATAAAAATTGGAGTGGTTTGTGTAAGAACCATCATAATAAATGACACTGAGTAACGTTTCCAAAAATAGATGAAGAATAATAACAAAACTAAACAAATGGGACAGGGTACAAAACAGAGGTTGGGGAGTTAGTTGGAGTCCAGGAAGAGTTAGGTAAATGTTAGTTCTTAAGAGGTATTTAAAAGTTATTACTGTCTTTGCCTCATGAATGGCCCAAAGGAGGATATTCCTGAGGTGTGTGCTGTTGCTGAGAAGGCCCACTTCTCCTTGTGAAAACttagaaatatatttatttcataaaatttatatactgcttgattgtagaaaaaaacattaaggcagtttacaaaaaagacgGGCTTGGTTTATGCCAAGAGAGGCTGTCTGCTACAGTCTGcatcctggtcccaagttgtttagggctttaaatatcaACAGTGAAACATTCAAAGCAACTAGGCAGCTAATTTAGACTGAGACATGTCAAGATACTCAGTTCCATCTAAGAGCATGTGCATTGCATCTTGCCAACCCtggaatttttatttaaaaatccaaTGTTTACCGCCTCAgtaagcccccccttttttttttacttggaaAATGAGCTCTTCTCTCCAAGTGATACTGTGATAAATTAAAAGTGTGATAAATGGATATTGTGATGAAAGTGATACAGTGGATAAATTTTCTTTTATAATTTAATAACCTGAGAGTTCCTCATTTGTCTCAAATTGATCAGTTTTTGAAAAGAAGTATGTGTCAAATTTTAATAATTTGCTGAAATTGAAAAATGTGTATAAAGTGTATAAAATCAGTGTATAAAGAACAGTTCTGATTTGTTAGATCCCAGGATATCAGTATGTTTCAACAGAAGGCAACTGCATTGACCATGTCACAACTTCTTCAAATTTCATTCAGGTAAGTTATGTCTATAATGATGAATTTTTAAGCTTTTTATGAAAATATTTGGCAGATAGCATGCAAATATATTTGTTTAAGGACTTTATCACCAGGATTGTGTTGAGCAGCAGTTCCATTAAAATGAATAATGGCTTTTATATAATGTGACCTCTAGGAGAGCGTTTTGAGAGGAATTCTGTGCAGGCGAAAAATGTGTCTATAAGATTAGTTTCAAAGGTTATAAGGTGTTCCCCCTTTTCTTTGGGGGGCAGATAGAGATTGTGTGGCCTACAGTGGCCTGGCTAGCACATTGTATTAAATAATACTgcagtttaaaacaaactattctgaataccagttgctggaaaccactggaggggagagtgctccttTGCTCAGGTTCTGCAATTTTGGAGAGTTGCAGCTAGGCAGGAAAACAACAATCCTTTCCTCCCTAGCTGCAACCCACAATCACCTCTACTCCATTGTAattaagcttcaaaaacctcTTACTGTAGCCAACAGAGGGCTTCTCTGAAGACTACCTTGTACTGTGAGTTCTTTTGGCATGGGGTGGTGGAATAATGATCCCCAGCTGTGAGCCTGTGACCCTTCAGAATTTCTCCTAAGTTGCAACTAATCTTGAAAAGCAATCAGGAGGGACACTGGGGGTGGAACTTATGGGCACCAGGGAAGGCCTCTGGGTGCATGTGAACCTGTGGGCTCTGTGTTGGCaatccatttaaaaataataataaatggaacgCTTCACGAACCTACATGTCATCCTTACAcaggggccatgctaatcttctctaTCGGTCCAACCCTAGTACATGTGCTGCCGAAGCAAGCACAGGCAATCCATGTTTTAAATGAGAACTTATCAAAGTTTAATTGAGTTTGCAGAAAATTATAACAGCAAATATGTTGCCATTCTCAGTAATGTGCCCTAAACATAACACTTTGTcctttggtgttgttttttcttcaatGTATGCATCAGCAGCCATTTGATGATGATCCTgacaaagagaaaaaaattaaggaacttGAGCTGTTGCTTATGTCGGCTGAGAATGAAATCAGGAGAAAGAGAGTCTCATCTGTAAGAACTTTTTGTATAAATATCATGATGGCTAATGATTTTTTACTGtgtatattttaaacaaattaatgAACAAGGGCTTTATGATTCTGATTTGTTTCATATGTGTATTCTGCTTCCCCATTCTCCTTTGCTTATACAGGAATCCTTGAGGGAATCCTGTTGGTTTTCCTGCACAGTCGAACAAGAGGGAGGGGCAGTTGAGACAGCTTGAATGGCATAATGTCATTATATCTTAGAGTTTTTAGAAGAAAGTTGGTGCTTTCAATACCTTTCATTGCTAAATTATGGAGGGCAAAGGAAATGTTGCAGGAAGGGAGCTTCTATGCTATATCTGCCATTGGCTCTTTCTCTGCATACGGAATGTGTTTTCCTTAGAATCCCAGTATGCTTGAACTATAGCCTAAATGCCAATCAGCATGGATTAACAATCagaccttcttcccagggaactctgggaatagtAGTTCTGAGAGGGGAATTGGAGTCTCCCAACCACTCTCCCAAcactaaaaaaaaccaactacagctcccaggattctttgagtgaagcaatgactgtttaaattgaggtgatactgctttaagtggCTAGTGCAGGTGGGACCTAGGTTGCCTAAAAGTAATTTATGTTAGTCATCTTTCATGTTTAATATCAATAAAAAGCAACACTTTTTGTATTCTTAGCAAGCTGGAAATTTTTCTAACTGGTCTGGAGGCTTCATCATGGAAGATAGTATGACaaatgccctaaatggccttggggAACAAACAAATGACTTCTATAATCTGGATGAAACCCAGACTGCAACAGCTCAGCAGAACTCTCCTACCAAATATTTGGCTGTGGAGGCAAATGCGGTTTTGTCATCTCTACAGACCATTCCAGAATTTGCAGAGACGCTAGAACTCATTGAGTCTGTAAGTCTGAATCATCTTATTTCCAGCCTTTAATAAACAATTTTTCATAATatgcaaaagagaaacaaacaaacaatattaaCATTAGCACAATATATAGCATTTGTTCTATGTATTGCAAGTGCTACATAGTAATAGTGTTTCACTATTAGCAGCTTTATTggtttttgtaaagaaaaacaatacagaattagGAATTAACATTCTGGAATAAGATGAGAGAAAATTAGGAGACTGAATTCAAACTAAAAAGACATGCACGTAAGGACTAGAGTTAAATTTAGTCCTTTTGTGCTAGAATGACAGTGCATAGTTAAGCAACTGATCCCACCAGTCCAAttctgttgaaataaataattcTGTTTATTTTAATAAACACATGGCACAATGTTTCTTTCTCCCCCTTGTAGGATCCTGTAGCATGGAGTGACGTCACCAGCTTTGACCTCTCTGATGCGGCTACGTCCCCTGTCAGTCAAGCTCCAGTAAAACTAATGCGGATTCAGCACAATGATGGGGCCATGGAGTGCCAATTTAATGTAAGTGTTGTACTAGATGGCAAAAAATCAAGTGACGACGAAGAGTCAGCATCTCCAACTACAGCCAAGTTCAGTACTCCTCCAACTATTTTgcgcaagaagaagaaaactagAACTGGACTGTCACCATCAGCCAATGAACAGAACGATGGTTCATGTAGCAATGGTTCCAATTTTGCACTAAAACAAACACCAGTGAAAACACTACC encodes the following:
- the MYBL1 gene encoding myb-related protein A isoform X7, whose amino-acid sequence is MCKAQPCHTPLQSRAVMFFLSEEDDDDLHYADHDYEVPQQKGMKKICNRVKWTRDEDEKLKKLVEQHGTSDWTFIASHLQNRSDFQCQHRWQKVLNPELIKGPWTKEEDQRVIELVQKYGPKRWSLIAKHLKGRIGKQCRERWHNHLNPEVKKSSWTEEEDRIIYEAHKRLGNRWAEIAKLLPGRTDNSIKNHWNSTMRRKVEQEGYLQDGIKTERPCSSKLPHKTCASTDHIHTPNQFYIPVQAHIPGYQYVSTEGNCIDHVTTSSNFIQQPFDDDPDKEKKIKELELLLMSAENEIRRKRVSSDPVAWSDVTSFDLSDAATSPVSQAPVKLMRIQHNDGAMECQFNVSVVLDGKKSSDDEESASPTTAKFSTPPTILRKKKKTRTGLSPSANEQNDGSCSNGSNFALKQTPVKTLPFSPSQFFNTCSGNEQFNIENPAFTSTPICGQKVLITTPLHNKEVTPKDQKENAGFRTPTIRRSLLGTTPRTPTPFKNALAAQEKKYGPLKIVSQPLAYLEEDIREVLKEETGTDIFFKEEEDSFYKGCKLENPSVKKVRKSLVLDPWEKEELGAQFFTEDSVPDVQSENIYTTSLLMIPLLEIHDNRGSRTPEKQDSSSTKLNVAMKKKQNTCTSKNVKTEKTFQANCEWEAVVYGKTEDQLIMTEQARRYLSTYTATGSTSRALIL
- the MYBL1 gene encoding myb-related protein A isoform X2, with translation MCKAQPCHTPLQSRAVMFFLSEEDDDDLHYADHDYEVPQQKGMKKICNRVKWTRDEDEKLKKLVEQHGTSDWTFIASHLQNRSDFQCQHRWQKVLNPELIKGPWTKEEDQRVIELVQKYGPKRWSLIAKHLKGRIGKQCRERWHNHLNPEVKKSSWTEEEDRIIYEAHKRLGNRWAEIAKLLPGRTDNSIKNHWNSTMRRKVEQEGYLQDGIKTERPCSSKLPHKTCASTDHIHTPNQFYIPVQAHIPGYQYVSTEGNCIDHVTTSSNFIQPFDDDPDKEKKIKELELLLMSAENEIRRKRVSSQAGNFSNWSGGFIMEDSMTNALNGLGEQTNDFYNLDETQTATAQQNSPTKYLAVEANAVLSSLQTIPEFAETLELIESDPVAWSDVTSFDLSDAATSPVSQAPVKLMRIQHNDGAMECQFNVSVVLDGKKSSDDEESASPTTAKFSTPPTILRKKKKTRTGLSPSANEQNDGSCSNGSNFALKQTPVKTLPFSPSQFFNTCSGNEQFNIENPAFTSTPICGQKVLITTPLHNKEVTPKDQKENAGFRTPTIRRSLLGTTPRTPTPFKNALAAQEKKYGPLKIVSQPLAYLEEDIREVLKEETGTDIFFKEEEDSFYKGCKLENPSVKKVRKSLVLDPWEKEELGAQFFTEDSVPDVQSENIYTTSLLMIPLLEIHDNRGSRTPEKQDSSSTKLNVAMKKKQNTCTSKNVKTEKTFQANCEWEAVVYGKTEDQLIMTEQARRYLSTYTATGSTSRALIL
- the MYBL1 gene encoding myb-related protein A isoform X3, translated to MCKAQPCHTPLQSRAVMFFLSEEDDDDLHYADHDYEVPQQKGMKKICNRVKWTRDEDEKLKKLVEQHGTSDWTFIASHLQNRSDFQCQHRWQKVLNPELIKGPWTKEEDQRVIELVQKYGPKRWSLIAKHLKGRIGKQCRERWHNHLNPEVKKSSWTEEEDRIIYEAHKRLGNRWAEIAKLLPGRTDNSIKNHWNSTMRRKVEQEGYLQDGIKTERPCSSKLPHKTCASTDHIHTPNQFYIPVQAHIPGYQYVSTEGNCIDHVTTSSNFIQQPFDDDPDKEKKIKELELLLMSAENEIRRKRVSSQAGNFSNWSGGFIMEDSMTNALNGLGEQTNDFYNLDETQTATAQQNSPTKYLAVEANAVLSSLQTIPEFAETLELIESDPVAWSDVTSFDLSDAATSPVSQAPVKLMRIQHNDGAMECQFNVSVVLDGKKSSDDEESASPTTAKFSTPPTILRKKKKTRTGLSPSANEQNDGSCSNGSNFALKQTPVKTLPFSPSQFFNTCSGNEQFNIENPAFTSTPICGQKVLITTPLHNKEVTPKDQKENAGTPTIRRSLLGTTPRTPTPFKNALAAQEKKYGPLKIVSQPLAYLEEDIREVLKEETGTDIFFKEEEDSFYKGCKLENPSVKKVRKSLVLDPWEKEELGAQFFTEDSVPDVQSENIYTTSLLMIPLLEIHDNRGSRTPEKQDSSSTKLNVAMKKKQNTCTSKNVKTEKTFQANCEWEAVVYGKTEDQLIMTEQARRYLSTYTATGSTSRALIL